The following are encoded together in the Deltaproteobacteria bacterium RIFCSPHIGHO2_02_FULL_44_16 genome:
- a CDS encoding signal peptidase I, whose amino-acid sequence MKKKTKFREGVEALLLAGLAALTIRAIFIEAFKIPSGSMIPTLSIGDHIFVNKLVYGPRVPFTTIRPYWFRTPKRGEVVVYLNTSGDGRNFIKRVIGIPGDRIRIVDDQVTLNGETLKRKKLVVSEDPQNKRLLRLENGLVKTIPFVRGWQDVDFYEETIDGVSYVVQYIKHLGRVETEAVVPPDSIFVMGDNRDNSEDSRITGFVPMKNVKGKALFVWLSLDNEYGGIRWHEFGRLIR is encoded by the coding sequence ATGAAAAAGAAAACGAAATTTCGTGAAGGAGTGGAAGCCTTACTCCTTGCTGGATTAGCGGCGTTAACGATTCGAGCCATTTTTATTGAAGCGTTTAAAATTCCGTCGGGATCGATGATTCCGACGCTCTCGATTGGGGACCATATTTTTGTGAATAAACTGGTGTATGGTCCGCGAGTTCCTTTTACCACGATTCGACCTTATTGGTTTCGTACACCAAAGCGAGGCGAAGTGGTTGTTTATTTAAACACCTCTGGTGATGGACGGAATTTTATTAAACGAGTGATCGGAATTCCTGGAGATCGCATTCGTATTGTGGATGATCAGGTGACGCTCAACGGTGAGACGTTAAAGCGAAAAAAACTTGTTGTCAGTGAAGATCCTCAGAATAAAAGATTGCTTCGTCTGGAAAATGGTTTGGTAAAAACGATACCCTTTGTGCGAGGCTGGCAGGATGTCGATTTTTATGAAGAGACCATTGATGGTGTTTCCTATGTGGTTCAATACATCAAGCATCTGGGACGTGTGGAGACCGAAGCTGTTGTTCCTCCCGACTCGATTTTTGTGATGGGGGATAATCGAGACAACTCCGAAGATAGTCGCATTACCGGTTTTGTACCGATGAAAAATGTGAAGGGAAAAGCTCTCTTTGTTTGGCTCTCTCTCGATAATGAATACGGCGGCATCCGCTGGCACGAGTTTGGAAGATTGATTCGTTAA
- a CDS encoding bifunctional pyr operon transcriptional regulator/uracil phosphoribosyltransferase, which translates to MNVKDMDAALLRIAKEIVAAGTDGVALVGIRTRGVPLADWLARKIEKVQKKPIDTGVLDINLYRDDLSEVAEQPLVKPTELPFSVTGRGIILIDDVLYTGRTIRAAMDALIDYGRPKFIRLMVMIDRGWREFPIQADYIGKKVKTDADQIIKVMLESIDGENKVIVKRKI; encoded by the coding sequence ATGAACGTAAAAGACATGGATGCGGCACTCCTGCGAATCGCAAAAGAAATTGTCGCCGCAGGTACCGATGGAGTGGCGCTTGTCGGCATCCGCACGCGCGGTGTTCCTCTTGCTGATTGGCTTGCGCGAAAGATTGAAAAGGTTCAGAAAAAACCAATTGATACCGGAGTTCTCGATATTAATCTTTATCGTGACGATTTGTCAGAAGTGGCTGAACAGCCTCTGGTGAAACCAACCGAGCTCCCGTTTTCAGTTACGGGCCGCGGCATTATTCTGATTGATGACGTGCTCTATACCGGCCGAACGATTCGTGCGGCGATGGATGCGCTTATTGATTATGGTCGCCCAAAATTTATTCGCCTCATGGTAATGATTGATCGCGGTTGGAGGGAGTTTCCGATTCAGGCTGACTATATTGGGAAAAAAGTCAAAACAGATGCAGATCAGATCATTAAAGTGATGCTTGAATCTATTGATGGAGAAAACAAAGTCATCGTCAAAAGGAAAATATAA